One Drosophila virilis strain 15010-1051.87 chromosome 5, Dvir_AGI_RSII-ME, whole genome shotgun sequence DNA window includes the following coding sequences:
- the LOC6627027 gene encoding uncharacterized protein — MQYLNYALQTSTRLLTSQSHSQSQSQSQTSHNQQQLRQRQRQRHSQTAAIEAAAAASTPIEEQIAHACCSRGAQLLRLRQQELIKRRALELEDQLNANDASWDSDPCSSEAEEGAVGGGQQKQEQDQEQDQEEENSNESCQPVQ; from the coding sequence ATGCAGTATCTCAACTACGCACTGCAGACATCCACGCGACTGCTGACCAGCCAGAGCCACAGCCAGagtcagagccagagccagacgAGCcacaatcagcagcagctgcgccagcgtcagcgtcagcgccACAGTCAGACAGCGGCCATCgaggcagcggcggcggcaagcACGCCCATTGAGGAGCAAATAGCGCACGCCTGCTGCAGTCGCGGTGCCCAATTGCTGCGACTGCGCCAACAGGAGCTGATCAAGCGACGCGCCCTCGAGCTAGAGGATCAGCTGAACGCCAACGACGCCAGCTGGGATAGCGATCCGTGCAGCAGCGAGGCCGAGGAAGGCGCTGTGGGCGGTGGCCAGCAGAAACAGgaacaggatcaggagcaggATCAGGAGGAGGAGAACTCCAACGAGTCGTGTCAGCCAGTCCAATGA
- the LOC6626951 gene encoding uncharacterized protein isoform X2, which yields MAATDGQIILAASRFGDATPVYLRDFSKQPLPAVAKILKGQHQALGVPTLSAPSLQSTALFLSAGKKYQILAQPIKIKEGRKPTNVGAKVLIPETYGGYFELLSEDGRSTRCIDSVLELARRRNARVLVRETFRCQQMNRTIHAGELLTTMNDNGKYLQCRNIKDEIINLPLDTKAKFSPIAREDSISGVHTVKNLLLKRMPVIVRLVHGSAPKGLKQPFVPELRLLGCVEIDRIFALPLQKDTDLVPVPLNAKIKLQRVKNMEQLEHFIEYTRFLDKAQRLLADARDRLQIVDLKLSEKEKKDSKFSSRNSGNRLPVVMLPSAAGLASGWVESGYVLRKSASCDSWSKQQQQALNSADIAEEYNEIDHIYDYVRGLTPLSKGLSRFEPICESPTLKSHHTDSSGNGNYCSLIRAPAAPAAAGQLQSQQPSSNNNNNNNNYSSLESNKHSSSNGGGGGGGVHHHPYPHHQQQQQLLLHQHQHHHHPSALLVNHYHHSHIQEDIKPVPPPIETIPGKKPAEKRQRPTLPKLYIKNANAHSAGSSSNGNSTGTGTSHSHSHSHSHSHSHSQSHSQQQLPPTPGSSSNNNNNTAAIVASAAAAAVNAHHAHSHAHAHHAHTHPHAHPHHGKVLTPNNHLPVKETLEPQSPLFHIRVLKVLVVVITPASGSDFARCHVCALIHVQQAGPRDPIAVDGTAERVQHELFNGPAMPQPGPCAKKTSGCTRLCHLQSSISVCVCVCVYVRPLISFAWRPFIKAQAAPTTRSGPQNQKQIKHTTCCAVSS from the exons ATGGCCGCCACCGATGGCCAGATCATATTGGCCGCATCCCGTTTTGGGGATGCGACGCCCGTTTATTTGCGCGATTTCTCCAAGCAGCCGCTGCCGGCGGTGGCCAAAATACTTAAGGGCCAGCATCAGGCGCTGGGCGTGCCCACCCTATCGGCGCCCTCGCTCCAGAGCACGGCTCTCTTTTTGAGCGCTGGCAAAAAATATCAGATACTGGCGCAGCCCATCAAGATCAAGGAGGGCCGCAAGCCCACTAATGTGGGCGCCAAGGTGCTCATACCGGAGACATACGGCGGCTATTTTGAGCTGCTCAGCGAGGATGGACGCTCGACGCGCTGCATCGATTCCGTTCTGGAGCTGGCCAGGCGGCGCAATGCCCGCGTCCTGGTGCGCGAAACGTTTCGCTGCCAACAGATGAATCGCACCATACACGCCGGCGAGCTGTTGACCACCATGAACGACAACGGCAAATATCTGCAGTGCCGGAATATCAAGGACGAGATCATCAATCTGCCACTCGATACCAAAGCCAAGTTCTCGCCGATTGCGCGCGAGGACAGCATCAGCGGAGTGCACACCGTCAAGAATCTGCTGCTCAAGCGAATGCCCGTCATTGTGAG ACTCGTCCATGGCAGCGCGCCAAAGGGCCTGAAGCAGCCTTTTGTGCCGGAGCTGCGGCTGCTGGGCTGCGTGGAGATTGATCGGATTTtcgcgctgccgctgcagaaGGACACGGATCTGGTGCCGGTGCCGTTGAATGCAAAGATTAAGCTGCAGCGCGTCAAGAATATGGAGCAGCTGGAGCATTTCATAGAGTATACGCGCTTTCTGGACAAGGCGCAGCGACTGCTGGCGGACGCACGGGATCGCCTGCAGATTGTCGATCTCAAGCTGAGCGAAAAGGAGAAGAAGGACTCCAAGTTCAGCAGCCGCAATAGCGGCAACAGGCTGCCGGTGGTGATGCTGCCCTCCGCAGCGGGCCTGGCCAGCGGTTGGGTCGAGAGCGGCTATGTGCTGCGCAAGAGCGCCAGCTGCGACTCCTGgtccaagcagcagcagcaggcgctcAACAGCGCCGACATCGCCGAGGAGTACAACGAGATCGATCACATCTATGACTATGTGCGCGGCCTGACGCCGCTCTCAAAGGGCCTGTCGCGCTTCGAGCCCATCTGCGAGTCGCCCACACTCAAGTCGCATCACACGGACAGCAGCGGCAATGGCAACTACTGCAGCCTGATACGCGCGCCGGCAGctcctgctgccgctggccaGCTACAGTCACAGcagcccagcagcaacaacaacaacaacaataacaactacaGCAGCCTGGAGTCGAACAAgcatagcagcagcaacggcggcggcggcggcggtggagTACACCATCATCCGTACCCgcatcatcagcaacagcagcagctgctgctacatcagcatcagcatcaccATCATCCGTCGGCGCTGCTGGTCAATCACTATCATCACAGCCATATACAGGAGGATATCAAGCCGGTGCCGCCGCCCATTGAGACGATACCCGGCAAGAAGCCGGCCGAGAAGCGGCAGCGTCCCACACTACCAAAGCTTTATATCAAGAATGCGAATGCGCAcagcgccggcagcagcagcaatggcaactccaccggcaccggcaccagtcacagtcacagtcacagtcacagccatagtcacagtcacagtcagaGCCattcgcagcagcagctgccgccaaCGCcgggtagcagcagcaacaacaacaacaatacggCCGCCATTGTGGCCagcgccgctgcagcagcggtaAACGCTCACCACGCCCACTCGCATGCCCATGCacaccacgcacacacacacccacacgcacacccacaccaCGGCAAGGTGCTGACGCCCAACAATCATTTGCCCGTTAAAGAAACGCTGGAGCCGCAGTCGCCGCTGTTTCATATCAG AGTTCTTAAAGTTCTTGTGGTTGTTATAACACCCGCCTCAGGGTCAGATTTTGCACGCTGTCATGTGTGTGCCCTGATCCATGTGCAACAGGCCGGTCCCAGAGACCCAATCGCAGTCGATGGAACGGCGGAACGAGTGCAACACGAACTATTTAATGGACCTGCCATGCCCCAGCCGGGGCCATGTGCAAAGAAGACATCTGGCTGCACCAGACTATGCCATCTCCAATCATCTatcagcgtgtgtgtgtgtgtgtgtgtgtatgtgcgccCGTTAATCAGCTTTGCTTGGAGGCCTTTCATCAAAGCGCAAGCGGCACCCACAACGCGCAGTGGgccacaaaaccaaaaacagaTTAAGCATACGACGTGTTGTGCAGTTAGCAGTTAA
- the LOC6626951 gene encoding uncharacterized protein isoform X1, with product MAATDGQIILAASRFGDATPVYLRDFSKQPLPAVAKILKGQHQALGVPTLSAPSLQSTALFLSAGKKYQILAQPIKIKEGRKPTNVGAKVLIPETYGGYFELLSEDGRSTRCIDSVLELARRRNARVLVRETFRCQQMNRTIHAGELLTTMNDNGKYLQCRNIKDEIINLPLDTKAKFSPIAREDSISGVHTVKNLLLKRMPVIVRLVHGSAPKGLKQPFVPELRLLGCVEIDRIFALPLQKDTDLVPVPLNAKIKLQRVKNMEQLEHFIEYTRFLDKAQRLLADARDRLQIVDLKLSEKEKKDSKFSSRNSGNRLPVVMLPSAAGLASGWVESGYVLRKSASCDSWSKQQQQALNSADIAEEYNEIDHIYDYVRGLTPLSKGLSRFEPICESPTLKSHHTDSSGNGNYCSLIRAPAAPAAAGQLQSQQPSSNNNNNNNNYSSLESNKHSSSNGGGGGGGVHHHPYPHHQQQQQLLLHQHQHHHHPSALLVNHYHHSHIQEDIKPVPPPIETIPGKKPAEKRQRPTLPKLYIKNANAHSAGSSSNGNSTGTGTSHSHSHSHSHSHSHSQSHSQQQLPPTPGSSSNNNNNTAAIVASAAAAAVNAHHAHSHAHAHHAHTHPHAHPHHGKVLTPNNHLPVKETLEPQSPLFHIRYKSLSSLQLTPDSNTGAMTPPTISAKTAAAGGGGGGGGSQTPPDVVLKCGSILNSHGYLAHSRSSSSNNNNNHNNHNPREGTLDSSRSGGRTSGDSQKLPEKKTRRLSRPRSLSNLVWDLRPSKEKSKKKLYVHHFDQRQQATLYL from the exons ATGGCCGCCACCGATGGCCAGATCATATTGGCCGCATCCCGTTTTGGGGATGCGACGCCCGTTTATTTGCGCGATTTCTCCAAGCAGCCGCTGCCGGCGGTGGCCAAAATACTTAAGGGCCAGCATCAGGCGCTGGGCGTGCCCACCCTATCGGCGCCCTCGCTCCAGAGCACGGCTCTCTTTTTGAGCGCTGGCAAAAAATATCAGATACTGGCGCAGCCCATCAAGATCAAGGAGGGCCGCAAGCCCACTAATGTGGGCGCCAAGGTGCTCATACCGGAGACATACGGCGGCTATTTTGAGCTGCTCAGCGAGGATGGACGCTCGACGCGCTGCATCGATTCCGTTCTGGAGCTGGCCAGGCGGCGCAATGCCCGCGTCCTGGTGCGCGAAACGTTTCGCTGCCAACAGATGAATCGCACCATACACGCCGGCGAGCTGTTGACCACCATGAACGACAACGGCAAATATCTGCAGTGCCGGAATATCAAGGACGAGATCATCAATCTGCCACTCGATACCAAAGCCAAGTTCTCGCCGATTGCGCGCGAGGACAGCATCAGCGGAGTGCACACCGTCAAGAATCTGCTGCTCAAGCGAATGCCCGTCATTGTGAG ACTCGTCCATGGCAGCGCGCCAAAGGGCCTGAAGCAGCCTTTTGTGCCGGAGCTGCGGCTGCTGGGCTGCGTGGAGATTGATCGGATTTtcgcgctgccgctgcagaaGGACACGGATCTGGTGCCGGTGCCGTTGAATGCAAAGATTAAGCTGCAGCGCGTCAAGAATATGGAGCAGCTGGAGCATTTCATAGAGTATACGCGCTTTCTGGACAAGGCGCAGCGACTGCTGGCGGACGCACGGGATCGCCTGCAGATTGTCGATCTCAAGCTGAGCGAAAAGGAGAAGAAGGACTCCAAGTTCAGCAGCCGCAATAGCGGCAACAGGCTGCCGGTGGTGATGCTGCCCTCCGCAGCGGGCCTGGCCAGCGGTTGGGTCGAGAGCGGCTATGTGCTGCGCAAGAGCGCCAGCTGCGACTCCTGgtccaagcagcagcagcaggcgctcAACAGCGCCGACATCGCCGAGGAGTACAACGAGATCGATCACATCTATGACTATGTGCGCGGCCTGACGCCGCTCTCAAAGGGCCTGTCGCGCTTCGAGCCCATCTGCGAGTCGCCCACACTCAAGTCGCATCACACGGACAGCAGCGGCAATGGCAACTACTGCAGCCTGATACGCGCGCCGGCAGctcctgctgccgctggccaGCTACAGTCACAGcagcccagcagcaacaacaacaacaacaataacaactacaGCAGCCTGGAGTCGAACAAgcatagcagcagcaacggcggcggcggcggcggtggagTACACCATCATCCGTACCCgcatcatcagcaacagcagcagctgctgctacatcagcatcagcatcaccATCATCCGTCGGCGCTGCTGGTCAATCACTATCATCACAGCCATATACAGGAGGATATCAAGCCGGTGCCGCCGCCCATTGAGACGATACCCGGCAAGAAGCCGGCCGAGAAGCGGCAGCGTCCCACACTACCAAAGCTTTATATCAAGAATGCGAATGCGCAcagcgccggcagcagcagcaatggcaactccaccggcaccggcaccagtcacagtcacagtcacagtcacagccatagtcacagtcacagtcagaGCCattcgcagcagcagctgccgccaaCGCcgggtagcagcagcaacaacaacaacaatacggCCGCCATTGTGGCCagcgccgctgcagcagcggtaAACGCTCACCACGCCCACTCGCATGCCCATGCacaccacgcacacacacacccacacgcacacccacaccaCGGCAAGGTGCTGACGCCCAACAATCATTTGCCCGTTAAAGAAACGCTGGAGCCGCAGTCGCCGCTGTTTCATATCAG ATACAAGAGCCTCAGCAGCCTGCAGCTGACGCCGGACAGCAATACAGGGGCCATGACGCCGCCGACGATCTCAGCcaagacagcagcagccggtgggggcgggggcgggggtGGCTCACAGACGCCGCCCGATGTGGTGCTCAAGTGCGGCAGCATACTCAACTCGCACGGCTATCTGGCGCACAGCCGCAGctcgagcagcaacaacaacaacaatcacaacaaccATAATCCGCGCGAGGGAACGCTGGACTCGTCGCGCAGCGGGGGACGCACATCGGGCGATTCACAGAAGCTGCCGGAGAAGAAGACGCGACGCTTGTCGCGGCCGCGCAGCCTCTCCAATCTGGTGTGGGATTTGCGGCCATCCAAGGAGAAGTCCAAGAAGAAGCTCTATGTGCATCATTTTGATCAGCGTCAGCAGGCGACGCTCTATCTCTAG
- the LOC138911383 gene encoding uncharacterized protein isoform X1, whose protein sequence is MENININDVSIATLKSWLALLNLPTEGTKTELMARLNKVPVDIRDDAAKELEVQRNKEQTIEAQNELQNIMQQQHDEIANGAEMLKLMRLEIEASRKFLEEFQVTVNRNSHIGGSDGGEQESEVGDLLQLEDGHTEERPRSTDGNAGAADYTGTDGNAGAADHAGAAGNAGAAGRIDESGNAVGGNLNNCIQTGAMMLAKEILLEFTGESEGRKWVMQFFNVAKIYRLNDMQQHLLCISKLKGGALKWLHADPMRIIAPIDEMLNQLVLAFGGGFSKSELRQKFEDRVWKPDEVFATYFSEKSILAQDINIDVEELMEGIIRGIPCENLRTQASMHCFTNPAQILRAFAAIKLPIKRVRNHVVKQTAQEAQADKQQRCYNCNVKGHWAKDCLKPKREAGSCYACGSKDHLIAGCPNKKMPYRLWQPYFIFKGKVCAIKSKAYARCKFVCRFK, encoded by the exons atggaaaatataaatataaatgacgtgtcaatagcgacattgaaaagttggttggcattactaaatttgccaacagagggtaccaaaactgagctgatggcgagattaaataaggtaccagtggacatccgagacgatgctgcaaaggaacttgaagttcaacgtaacaaggaacagacaattgaggctcaaaatgagttgcaaaacataatgcaacaacagcatgacgaaatagcaaatggcgccgagatgctgaaattgatgcgtctcgaaattgaagcgtctcgaaaattcctagaagaatttcaagtaacggtgaaccgcaactcgcacatcggcgggagcgacgggggagagcaagaaagtgaagtcggcgatttattgcagctagaggatggtcacactgaagaaagaccacggtcgacggatggcaacgctggtgcagctgattacactggaacggatggcaacgctggtgcagctgatcacgctggtgcagcgggcaacgctggggcagctggaaggatcgacgaaagtggcaacgctgtcggaggcaacttaaataattgcatccaaactggagcgatgatgttagccaaggaaattttattagaatttactggagaaagtgaggggcgtaaatgggtaatgcaattcttcaatgtggccaagatctacagactaaatgatatgcaacagcacttgctttgtataagcaaattgaaaggcggtgctttgaagtggttgcatgcagaccctatgcgcatcattgctccgattgacgagatgctaaatcaattggttttggccttcgggggaggattttcgaagtcggaactacgacagaagttcgaggatcgggtttggaaaccagatgaggtgttcgccacatattttagcgaaaaaagcatattggcacaggacatcaacattgatgtagaggagttaatggagggtattattcgaggcataccttgcgaaaacttgcgcactcaagctagtatgcattgctttaccaatccggctcaaattttacgtgcgtttgcagctataaagttgccaattaaacgggtacgaaaccatgtagtgaaacaaactgcacaggaagcacaggcggacaaacaacaacgttgctacaattgcaatgttaagggccattgggccaaagattgtttaaagcccaaacgggaggcaggatcttgctatgcgtgcggctcaaaggatcatttaatagcaggatgtccaaataaaaa aatgccttatagactctggcagccctatttcatttttaaaggaaaagtttgtgccattaaaagtaaagcgtatgccagatgcaaattcgtatgtaggtttaaatga
- the LOC138911383 gene encoding uncharacterized protein isoform X2, producing MENININDVSIATLKSWLALLNLPTEGTKTELMARLNKVPVDIRDDAAKELEVQRNKEQTIEAQNELQNIMQQQHDEIANGAEMLKLMRLEIEASRKFLEEFQVTVNRNSHIGGSDGGEQESEVGDLLQLEDGHTEERPRSTDGNAGAADYTGTDGNAGAADHAGAAGNAGAAGRIDESGNAVGGNLNNCIQTGAMMLAKEILLEFTGESEGRKWVMQFFNVAKIYRLNDMQQHLLCISKLKGGALKWLHADPMRIIAPIDEMLNQLVLAFGGGFSKSELRQKFEDRVWKPDEVFATYFSEKSILAQDINIDVEELMEGIIRGIPCENLRTQASMHCFTNPAQILRAFAAIKLPIKRVRNHVVKQTAQEAQADKQQRCYNCNVKGHWAKDCLKPKREAGSCYACGSKDHLIAGCPNKKYDMENKYNAL from the exons atggaaaatataaatataaatgacgtgtcaatagcgacattgaaaagttggttggcattactaaatttgccaacagagggtaccaaaactgagctgatggcgagattaaataaggtaccagtggacatccgagacgatgctgcaaaggaacttgaagttcaacgtaacaaggaacagacaattgaggctcaaaatgagttgcaaaacataatgcaacaacagcatgacgaaatagcaaatggcgccgagatgctgaaattgatgcgtctcgaaattgaagcgtctcgaaaattcctagaagaatttcaagtaacggtgaaccgcaactcgcacatcggcgggagcgacgggggagagcaagaaagtgaagtcggcgatttattgcagctagaggatggtcacactgaagaaagaccacggtcgacggatggcaacgctggtgcagctgattacactggaacggatggcaacgctggtgcagctgatcacgctggtgcagcgggcaacgctggggcagctggaaggatcgacgaaagtggcaacgctgtcggaggcaacttaaataattgcatccaaactggagcgatgatgttagccaaggaaattttattagaatttactggagaaagtgaggggcgtaaatgggtaatgcaattcttcaatgtggccaagatctacagactaaatgatatgcaacagcacttgctttgtataagcaaattgaaaggcggtgctttgaagtggttgcatgcagaccctatgcgcatcattgctccgattgacgagatgctaaatcaattggttttggccttcgggggaggattttcgaagtcggaactacgacagaagttcgaggatcgggtttggaaaccagatgaggtgttcgccacatattttagcgaaaaaagcatattggcacaggacatcaacattgatgtagaggagttaatggagggtattattcgaggcataccttgcgaaaacttgcgcactcaagctagtatgcattgctttaccaatccggctcaaattttacgtgcgtttgcagctataaagttgccaattaaacgggtacgaaaccatgtagtgaaacaaactgcacaggaagcacaggcggacaaacaacaacgttgctacaattgcaatgttaagggccattgggccaaagattgtttaaagcccaaacgggaggcaggatcttgctatgcgtgcggctcaaaggatcatttaatagcaggatgtccaaataaaaagtatgatatggaaaacaaatat aatgccttatag
- the LOC6626950 gene encoding uncharacterized protein, whose translation MDRRKKRTSSEQYQMYIELMESDPIFASGRVPRDYDLNYLTRKWKELSDRLNKCGSGPTLTAEEWRKRLNDWKNTTRCKYRRSLMSSEKDISMSSLETRALNLFGKVPGSGETLMNLKSEKDDQEDDMEELGQRTSASFQKDLQAAVEEAINDEDEDEMVEEHVDQEDLTDENMHEATGGIDGPNVGGTTAVNTSGGGYRTIVVDNSTYVEEEQDHPEPPVEPVKFVCTTNIHSAGSSGGTKLINGELPVKRLRRDQVIYEVKNAPRSYTTIQAGGSLPTLHNTKMHHEPQGTTLSAALSGLDAQEIAHQLKRLADINYETLQFEIARFKFNNPGFHYEPPPL comes from the exons ATGGACCGACGCAAAAAGCGCACATCTTCGGAGCAGTACCAAATGTACATCGAGCTCATGGAGAGCGACCCAATTTTTGCCAGTGGACGCGTGCCGCGCGATTATGATCTAAATTATTTGACCAGAAAATGGAAAGAGTTATCCGACAGGCTCAACAAATGCGGCTCCGGACCCACGCTAACAGCGGAGGAATGGCGCAAG CGCCTAAACGACTGGAAGAACACGACGCGCTGCAAGTACAGACGTAGCCTGATGTCCAGCGAGAAGGACATATCCATGTCGTCACTGGAGACGCGAGCACTCAATTTGTTTGGCAAGGTGCCGGGCTCTGGGGAGACGCTAATGAACTTGAAATCGGAAAAGGATGATCAGGAGGACGACATGGAGGAATTGGGTCAACGCACGTCCGCATCGTTCCAAAAGGATCTGCAAGCGGCCGTCGAAGAGGCCATCAATgatgaggacgaggacgaAATGGTTGAGGAGCATGTGGATCAGGAGGATCTCACCGATGAGAACATGCACGAGGCAACCGGCGGCATCGATGGCCCCAATGTGGGTGGCACAACGGCCGTAAACACAAGTGGCGGCGGCTATCGCACCATTGTGGTGGACAACTCGACCTATGTAGAAGAGGAACAGGACCACCCCGAGCCGCCAGTAGAGCCCGTTAAGTTTGTATGCACGACCAATATACACTCGGCCGGCTCCAGCGGCGGCACCAAGCTGATCAACGGCGAGCTGCCAGTCAAGCGATTACGACGAGATCAGGTCATCTACGAAG TCAAGAATGCGCCGCGCTCCTATACGACCATACAGGCGGGCGGCTCACTGCCGACGCTGCACAACACAAAGATGCACCACGAACCACAAGGCACGACGCTAAGCGCCGCATTGAGCGGCCTGGATGCGCAGGAGATAGCGCATCAATTGAAGCGATTGGCGGACATTAACTACGAGACGCTGCAGTTCGAGATCGCGCGCTTTAAATTCAACAATCCTGGCTTCCACTACGAGCCGCCGCCATTATAG